Genomic DNA from Oscillospiraceae bacterium:
GGTTCTTTTTCCATAAAGATTTCACTGGCTTCTTTTGCATCTTCCCGTGAGAGTTGCTCCAAAATCATAGTGACATCCGGTTTATGGGAAGCATCCGCAAGTTCGCAAAAACACTGATAAATTTTTCGGTGTATTTCTTCTTTAAAATACTCTGCCTTGATTTTTTCCCGAATTTTCGGAAAATATGACGGATTTTCCACAATCAGCTTGATTAACGATTGAGAAACGCTCTTTTTCCGCAAAAAAGCAATTTCAGCTTCACTCACGGTGGATTCCAGCTTTCTATGCTTCCTGGCTTGCTTGACCTGAGCAATGATAGAGTCATAACTGATTTTTGTAATTTCCGCCACTTTTTTAGCATAGACTTCCAGCTCCAGCCGGCTGGAAATTTCTTTTAAAATACCGATTGCTTTTTTGGTAAACTCAAGCCGTTCTTCTTCGTCACCAAAACCACCCTTGGGGTAAATGCGGGAAAGCTCATATTCCACTTCTCCCATAGAATTCCGTATCGCTTCGGCAAAAGCTTCGGGACCCTCTTTGCGAATCAGATCGTCCGGGTCTTTTTCGCCGGGGATTTTTAAGATACGAACCCGAAGACCGTCTTTTTTGAATGTTTCTAAAGAACGCTGCAGCGCTTTCTGCCCCGCACCGTCACTGTCAAAGGAAACAATTACGCGGTCAGTAAATCGCTTGAGCAATCTGGAATGGTCAGACCCGAAGGCCGTTCCCAATGCCGCCACCGCATTCCGAAAGCCTGCCTGATACATGGTAATCACATCCATATATCCTTCCGCTAAAATGATATAATCTTCCGATGCGTTTTTGGCATAATTTAAGTTAAACAGATTCTGCCGCTTGGAAAAAATGGGATTTTCCACAGTGTTCAGATATTTTGGCTTACTCTCATCCAGCACTCTTCCGCCAAATGCAATCACGTTGCCTCTTAAATCCATAACCGGAAAGATTACCCGATTCCGAAAGAAGTCAAAGATTCTTCCGTTTTTCTCTAAGCACAGACCGCTTTTTACAATATCGTCATCCGAAAAGCCATGTTGTTTTAAAGTGCGATACATAAAATTCCATTCGTTCGGTGCAAAGCCTAAGCCAAATGTTTTAATCGTATCGTCCGAAAGCCCACGGGAACGAAAATAAGTTAGCCCAACCCGTCCCGCTTCGCTGTTTAAGCAACGAAAAAACGCTCTTCCGGCAATTTTATTCATTTCGCGAATATTCCGTTTTAAACGGCTGTAATCACTGAGTTCATCTTTTTCATCGGGAAGAGGAATTCCTGCACGCTGTGCCAGAAATTTTACCGCTTCCACAAAATCCAGATTTTCAATATGTTCAATGAAATGAATCACCGTTCCTCCTGCGCCGCATCCGAAACAATGATACAGCTGCATGGCAGGATTCACAAAAAAGGAGGGCGTTTTTTCCGAATGAAAAGGGCAAAGCCCCAGATATCGGCTGCCGCTGCGTCTTAGGTTCACGTAGGAAGAAATAACATCCACGATGTCATTTTTCTCCTTGACTTCATTCAAAAACTCTTCTTCAAAGTACAAACGGCACCACTCTCCTTTCTTCCCCGATCGGCGAAGCTTTTTCAGCCTTTCAGGTTCCTTCAATAATAACATTCGACACAAAGTTAAAATTTCCTTTTTTTTAGAAGAATTTCTGAATTTTTTTGATTTTTTTAAAATTTTTTAAAGAAATCGGGAATTTATGGAACTTTTTTTACAAAAAAATGTCGAACTGTAACAAAGATGAAACAGAAAAATAATGGGTTTTCACTTGAATTCTCTGAAAGTCTGTGGTATACTGTGGAATGGAAACAGACGTAGTCTGTTCATTCATGTCCGAAATGCAATATTGATTACAACCGGAAGATAACGAAAAAATAAATGAGGTGATCGCTTGGCAAAAGCAAAAACAAACAAGAAGGCCAAAAAGAAAAAAGGCTTTTGGAGAACCTTCTGGAAAATCATCTGGAGTACCATTCTGATTACGGTTCCTCTGGTAATACTGCTTGTTCTCGGTATCCTGTGGTATATCTTTGCCACCACCGAGCCGATTGACGTGGAAAACCTGCGAATCGATTTGAACAGCTCCATCTACTATCTGGATGAAGATGGCGACAAACATCTGTTCGAAGAAATTGATGCAACCCAGAACCGTGATTGGGTGGATTACACCGAAGTCCCTCAGTATATGAAGGATGCTTTTGTTTCCATCGAAGATGAACGTTTCTTCTCCCACACCGGGTTTGACTTGAAGCGTACCACCAAAGCGATCATCGATTATGCAAGAAAAGGTTCCGGAGCTCAGGGTGGTAGTACCATTACTCAGCAGCTCGTCAAAAACGTCACCAATAATAAAGACCTTACCCCCCGCAGAAAAATTGAAGAAATCTGGTTGGCGTATCAGCTGGAGCAGGACTTGAGCAAAGAACAAATCCTGGAGCTTTATATGAACACCATCTATCTGGCACAGGGTGTAAACGGTGTGCAAACCGCTGCCGAGTTGTATTTTGATAAAGACGTGTCAGACCTTTCTTTGGCAGAATGTGCTTCCATTGCAGGGATTACTCAGTTCCCCTCCAGATATGACCCCTTTGTAAATCCTGATAAAAATAAAGAAAAACAGGAACTCGTGTTAAAGAAAATGCTGGAAACCGGCAAAATCACCCAGGCAGAATATGATGAAGCCGAAGCAGAAGAACTGGTATTTGCAGATCCCGAAGAACAACATGAGAAAAACAATATTAAACAGACCTATATGGGTGAAGTAGTTATCAAAGATGCTATCCGCCTCTTAATGGAAGAACAAGGCATCACCGAAGCAGTCGCTAAAAAACGTGTATACTCCGGCGGTTATCAGATTATCTCCACCGTAGATCCCAACGTGCAGGATGCCATTGACGATACCTACAGCTCCTATAAGGCATTCGGAGAATCTCAGAAAGAAGTAATGCCGCAAAGCGCCATCGTTGTAATGGATCCGCAGACCGGTTATGTAAAAGGTCTCACCGGCGGTATCGGCGAACGCGAAGGCTCTTACACCCTAAACCGTGCCGTGGATACTTATCGTCAGCCCGGTTCTTGTATGAAACCTCTTGCCGTGTATGCACCGGCACTGGAAGCAGGATTAATTACTCCCAACACCCAAATGGTGGATAAAAAATTATCCGGATATTCTCCGAAAAACTATTACAGCGGTTATTACGGCACTATGTCCGTGCAAAGAGCGGTGGAATTATCCGTTAACACCATTCCCGTGCAGATTATTGAAGACTTAGGTTACGAAGAATCCTACAATTTCCTACGTAACAAATTCCATATCGACAGTATTGTGGAAGCAGACAAAAACCCGGCTCTGGCGCTTGGTGGTATCACCGACGGTGTCAACGTTATGGATATGACCGCAGCCTATGCAGCATTTGCTAATAACGGTATTTACACCGAGCCTACCACTGTTTTGGAAATTTTAGACCATCACGGCAGAACTGTGGTAAAAGCAAATCCCGAATCTACCGCCATTATGAAAGAAACCACTGCCCAATATATGCATCAGATGCTGATTTCCGTTGTGAACAATGGTACCGGTACTGCAGCGCGTATTTCCGGCGTAAAAGTAGGCGGTAAAACCGGTTCTACCGACGGCGATAAAGACAGATGGTTTGTTGGCTACACTCCCAACTATGTGGCGGCAGTATGGTACGGTTATGATACACCTAAACCCACTTCCTACTCCTACAACCCCGCATTAAAAGGCTGGAAAGCGGTTATGGACGAAATTATGGAAGACGCTCCCAAGCGTGACTATGCAACCAAAACACCCACTTATATTCCCCCGTCCACTTCCTCTATTCGGGTATGTTCCGTTTCGAATAAATTACCCTGTCAGTACTGTATTGACCAAGGCACCACGGTAACCAGAAGCTTCCGTGACGGAGCAGCACCTACTACCACCTGTTCCAAAGCATTGCACGAAAAATTCAAAGAGGTGGAACCGAAGAACACTCCGAAACCCACCGAAGAAGATTTACCGGAAACTACAGCAACACCCGCACCCTCCGTGGAATATGTTCCCGAACCTACAAAGTTGCCTTCTTTGGATAATAGCCATGACAATGACAACAGCGGTTTGAACTCTGGTTCAGTTTCTAATGAACCTCCCTCGATCCCCACTGTCACCAGCGAACCTGTAGTAACGCAGGCTCCTGCACCCAGTACTTCTTCTCCTGGTGCTTCTTCTCCCAGCACGTCCACTCCCAGCGCCCCTGCTCCGGAGGTGGGTGCCGAGGTAGCTCCCGCAGCATAAGAATCAACATCAAAAAAGAGCAAGTACCATCACGATACTTGCTCTTTTTTAATACAAAACGATTGCCCACTATGGCAATTGATTTTCAGATACTTGATACGATAACAAAATAAGAACCCGACCCGATGACGCAATCAAAGATTGCGGTCGGGTGCCCCGGAACCTTGTTGTATTCACAATAAGAACCGATAAACAAAAATTTTCCAAATAAGATGCCACTAACTTTTCAAATCATTTTTCGGCATCAACAATCTTTGTGAGGTAGCATGATGAATAACAAACCAAGAACAAACAAACTGAAAAAAATTCTGATAGTCCTGCTATGTATTTTAGGAGCACTGCTTGCTGTGTTTCTCGGAATTGTAATAGGCACAAGCCGTCAGAAAACAGAAACCGCAACCTCTAAAACCAATACACCAAGCAGTCCTCAGACAAAGATAGCTTCTTCCATTTACTATCTGAACGAAAATGAAGAACCCATCCTGTTTAACGACATCAACGATATTTCCTACATCACCGAAATCATTGAAAAAGATGCCGCTGCCCTTTTGGCAGAACAAGAAGGACTAAGCGTAAAAGATGCCAAGGAAAAACTCTTCACCGAAGGATACCGAATTATCTCCACCGTGGATCCCGAAGTACAAAATGCAATTGACACCGTATATTCCGATCCTAAAAACTTTGTCTCCGACCTGCCGGAGGATAAAGAACATCCTCAAAGCGCTATTGTGATAATGGATCCCGAGACCGGTTATGTGAAAGGTATTAGCGGCGGTATTGGAAAACGCGCAGGGAAGTACACCTTAAACCGTGCCGTGGAGACCTCCCGTCAACCCGGTTCCTGTATATCCCCTCTTGCCGTGTATGCACCGGCAATCGAAGCAGGTTTAATCACTCCGAGTACTGTTGTGGAAGATAAACAATTATCCGGATATTCCCCTAGAAACTCTTACAGCGGTTATTACGGCAAAATGTCCGTGCAAAGAGCGGTGGAATTATCCGTTAACACCATTCCCGTGCAGATTATTGAAGACTTAGGTTACGAAGAATCCTACAATTTCCTGCGCAACAAATTCCATATCGACAGTATTGTGGAAGATGATAAAAACCCGGCTCTGGCACTTGGCGGCATCATCGAAGGTATCAACGTTATGGATATGACCGCAGCCTATGCCACCTTTGCTAATGAAGGTATTTATACCAAACCTACCGCTGTACTGGAAATTCAGGATCAAGACGGTAACACCATCGTAAAAGCAGAACCTGAAACAACAGTTGCCATGAGTCCGGAAACTGCACAAGCAATGCATCAAATGTTAGTTTCAGTGGTTGAAAACGGTACCGGTACTGCAGCGCGTATTTCCGGCGTAACAGTAGGCGGTAAAACCGGTTCTACCGACGGTGATAAAGACAGATGGTTTGTTGGCTACACTCCCAACTATGTGGCGGCAGTATGGTCCGGTTATGATACACCTAAACCCACTTCCTACCCCTACAACCCCGCATTAAAAGGCTGGAAAGCAGTTATGGATGTGCTTGAACACGAATAGCAAATTTTTTCAATAAAATATTACACAACAAAAAACAGTATGCATTTTGCATACTGTTTTTTTATGGAAATAAGTTTGGCGCCATTTTCTATCCAATATTCGAAACGAAGAAAAATGGATGCAGAATTCGGAAATCGAATCAAGGAAAAGCCTTGACAAGCCCGAAGCCGTACCGAGTGTACGGCGAGTGGTGAGATTCACGGATTATGCACCATTTTTCAAGTTTAGCTAGAGAGGTCTCTTTCTTACTGCCATTGCATGTGCCGCAAAGCCCTCCAACTCCGCAAAGTTTCCGGCTTTGTCTTTTACGGAGATGAAGCCGTCTTTGGTTACGTAACCGAAAGAAGAACGTTTCATAAAGTCTAACACACCAACGGAAGAATAGGTTTTTGCAAAACCGCCGGTGGGTAAGATAGCGTTGGGACCCATTAAGAAGTTACACAAGGTAACGGGAGTCCATTCGCCTAACAGGATTTCTCCTGCATTTTTGATTTGGGGAAGCACGTCAAAAGGTTTTTCACAAAGCACTTCCATATGTTCGGGAGCATATTCGTTCACAAAAGCAACGGACTGCTCAAAGTTATCGGTAATAATTGCACCGCCGTAGGTGGATAAGTTGGTGTTGATAAAGTTCTGACGCAGCTCCGGCAGTTCTTTGATATATTCGGTTGCCAACGCACACACTTCGTGCACAAATGCTTCGTTGTGACATACTAACAGTGCCGCAGAGTCAGGACCGTGTTCGGCTTCGATTAACCAGTCCAACGCTGCTTTTTTGGGGTCGGTGGAATCATCACACAAAATGATGGATTCGCTGGGACCTGCCGGCAGACCGGTATCAATGTAGTTTGCCAGCACACGTTTTGCCGCGGTGGCAAAAGCGTTACCGGGACCGATTACTTTTCTGGTTTTCGGAATGGTTTCGGTACCGAATGCAACTGCTGCAATCGCCTGAATACCGCCAACTTTAAAAATTTCGGTGATTCCTAACAGTTTTGCCGCAGTTAAGATGGCATCGTCCACTTTTCCTTCTTTATTGGGAGGAGTTACCACCACGATTTTTTCCACCCCTGCAACCACAGCAGGAACACCCAGCATCAAAAGCACGGAAGGGAAACTTCCTTTTCCACCGGGCACATACAGGCAAACGCTTTCAATGGGAGTGGTTTTTTCTCCGGCGATAATGCCTTTATCCACCTCGGTCATCCACATTTCTTCGGGTTTCTGTTTTTCGTGGAAATTTTTGATATTGTTGTATGCATAGGTAATAGCTTCTTTGGAGGTAGCATCAATACGATTGTATGCTTCCTCAATTTCTTCGACTGAAACTTTCATCGTTTCAGAAGTTAAAGCAATTTTATCAAATTTTTCGGTATATTTTAATACCGCTTTGTCTCCGTTTTCTTTCACGTCCCAAGAAACTTCTTTCGCCACATCCATATAGGCTGTAATATCAATTTCAGCACGTTTTAAGATGAACTCTTTTTTTTCGGGAGTGAGTTCACTGTATTTATAGATATTCATAGAAAAGCTCCTAAAAATCAAAAATTAAACTTTTAAATTACGGCTGCCGGGTTTTACCAGAGGCAGTTTACCTTCTTTACAGATGGGGCAGTTTTCGGGTTCAAAGGATTCCACAGCCATAGATAAAACGGAATAGTAAGGAACGCCGAAATCAATCTGTCCGCCGGTTCTGTCCACGATGGAACCAACACCGCAAACGATACCGCCTGCTTCCTGAATGAGTTTGATTACTTCTTTTACGGAACCGCCGGTGGTAACAACATCTTCCACTACTAAAACTTTCTGACCTTTTTCCACACCAAAGCTTCTGCGGAAGGTCATTTCGCCGTTTTCTCTTTCTGCAAAAATGTTGGGAACATTCAAATGACGGGACACTTCGTAAGACATTAAGATTGCACCGATTGCAGGTCCGCAAACGATGTCAGGTTTATTTTCGCCCAAACGGTCTGCCAGTTCTTTGCAGAGCAGTTCGGAAAGTTTTGCATCTTTAAAGATTTTTGCACACTGCAAGTATCTGTTGGAATGACGTCCGGAAGTCAGTAAGAAATGGCCTTCCAGTAACACGCCTGCTTCTTTTAACAGTTCCAATGCTTTTTCGTTGGTAATCATAGTATCAATTCCTTTCTTTATGCCACACAAATTGTGTTATTTATAAAAATTCACCGCGAATTCTACGATAATTCATTCTATTATATCACACTTTTTTATAAAATGCTAGAGTTTTTTTGAATTTTTATAATTTTTTCAGGAATTTTATGAGAATTTTTACATTTTTTTGAAATTATCATAATTTGCTTGATTTTTTCCTATGAAGTATAGTATAATGGAAAAGCAAAAAAGGAGGTGTGCCCCTGTGAAATGCCCGTACTGCGGATTCGGGGAGAGCAAAGTAATAGATTCCAGACGGTTAGAGGAAACCAATTCCATCAAACGCCGTCGGGAATGTTTATCCTGCGAAAAACGTTTTTCCACCTACGAAAGAGTGGAACTGGCACCCTTGGTGGTCATCAAAAAAAATAAAGATCGTGAGCAGTTTGACCGGCAAAAACTTCTTCGGGGAATTATGCATGCCTGCGAAAAACGTCCTGTATCCATTGATACGATGGAAAAACTGGTATCCGAAGTAGAAACCACGCTAAATAACGAGCTGATGCAAGAAGTGGAAAGCGAACGAATCGGGGAACTGGTGATGGACAAATTAAAAGAGGTGGACGAAGTTGCCTATGTTCGTTTTGCCTCGGTTTACCGTCAGTTTCGTGATATCAACACGTTTATGGAAGAATTGCAGAAACTTCTGAAATAATTTTTGGAAGGATTAGTTGTATGGAACCAAATCACATGAAAAAAATCGGAGTCGGAATGAGCGGCGGTGTGGATTCTTCCGTTTGTGCCGTACTCCTGCAAGAAGCAGGCTACGAGGTATCCGGAATTACCATGCTTTTGCACGGTGGCTGTGCAGATGAAAAAATTTGCGGTTCCTCCTCAGATATTGAAGATGCCAGAGCAGTTGCCCACCGTTTGGGAATCCCCTTGCACATGTGCGACCAAAGAAGAAATTTTGAAACGCAGGTCATAGAGCGGTTTTCCCAAAGCTATGAGCTGGCCGAAACACCAAACCCCTGCATTCTCTGCAACCGCTATATGAAATTTGATGCCATGCTGGAGGAAGCACTTGCCTTAGGGTTAGACGGCATCGCCACCGGTCACTATGCCCGTGTGGAATACGATGAGAAATCGGGACGCTATCTCTTAAAGAAAGCTTTGGATGAAAGTAAAGACCAAAGCTATGTGCTTTATTCTCTGACCCAGCATCAACTTTCTCACACCCTATTCCCTCTGGGGAATTTAGAAAAAACCAAGGTCAGAGAAATAGCAGAGGAAAAAGAATTAAAAAACGCTCACAAAAAAGAAAGTCAGGACATCTGCTTCGTGCCTGACGGAGACTATGCGGCATTTATCCAACGTTATCGGGGCGTGTCATTCCCCGAAGGAAATTTTGTGGATAAAGACGGAAAAATTCTGGGAAAACATAAAGGCATTATTCATTACACTATCGGTCAACGAAAGGGACTGGGCTTATCCTTCCCCTGCCCTATGTATGTGATTGCCAAGGATTTAGCCACCAACACCGTTATGTTAGGTCCCATTGACCAACTTTATCAAACCACTTTCCTGGCAACCGATATCAACCTGATATCCATTGATAAAATGGAAGGAGAACTGCAGGTTCTCGCTAAAATCCGATACAATCAGAAAGAACAACCTGCAATCGCCAGACAAATCGATGAAAATACCATAGAAATTAAATTCTTGGAACCTCAGAAAGCCATCACCAAAGGGCAAGCCGTTGTGCTGTATGACGGTGATACCGTGATAGGCGGAGGAACCATTCTATAACAAACTCACAAACAAAAGAAAGAGAGGAATCCCCTATGAAACAGTTTAAAAAAATCATTGCCGTAATTGCGGCTCTGTCAATCCTGCTCACCGTATCCGTTCTGGCATCAGGAGATGACCCGGTAATTTCCTTAAGCTATTTAAGCGAAATCTTTATGCCGAAGGTAGAAAAGAAAATTGCAGAAAACTCCGTATTCAACGTAGTAACCGTGGACAGTGGTAAAACCTTTGTGGCAGGTGCCGGTTGTGAATTCATTATCCGTTCCGGTGAGGCTGTTGTAAACTCTTCCGCTCAGGGTGGTCTGGCAGACACTACTGCAGGTATGGACTTAACTCAGGGTATCAGAATCCCCTTAAACCATCTGTTAATCGCTCCTCGTGATGACGGCAGGGGTTTTGTTGCTGTTTCCAATACCATTATTATGGTAAAAGGTAGCTACGAAGTTCGATAATGTTTAAAATCTTATAAATTTTACTTGTAAAAATCCAAAGTTTGTGGTAAACTAGTATTGCGCATTGAAAAAAACGTTATGCAAAAATAAGAACCCGACCCGATGACGCAATCAAAGATTGCGGTCGGGTGCCCCGGAACCTTGTTGTATTCACAATAAAAATCCTGCCGTTCGCGTCAGCCGGGTATTTATTAGAACCAACACATTTTATAAGGGAGCCCATCTCCTCTCGTCAATTGTAGGCCCACCGCCGTTTTCGGCCGTATGGGGAACGTGCGACTGAGGGTAAGCACCCACCTGCACATGCAGGTTTCTAATATTATCTTCGGGCAACGGCTCGGCGGGATTCCAATAGTTTAAAAAAATCGCATGAATTTATGTTCTTGCGATTTTTTTATAAAATGGCGAACAACTTTTTTTGAAAAAAGACTTGTCAAACAACGGATTCTATTGTATACTATAATTAGTAAAAATTATGCTATCATCAGGAAGAGAGGACACAAATTATGGAATTTACCAACATCATCAGAAAAACAGACTCCAAAGTGGCAGATGCCATTGAAAGAGAAGTAAAAAGACAGCGCTCCAAAATTGAACTGATTGCCTCCGAAAACTTTGTTTCCGAAGCAGTACTGCAGGCAGTTGGCTCTCCCTTAACCAATAAATATGCAGAAGGATATCCCGGCAGACGTTACTACGGCGGTTGTGAATGTGTAGACATTGTGGAAGATATCGCAAGAGACCGTGCAAAAGCAATCTTTGGTTGTGACCATGCAAACGTGCAGCCTCATTCCGGTGCCAATGCAAACACCGCAGTATATTTTGCAATGTTAGAACCCGGTGATACCATCTTAGGTATGAGCTTGGCACACGGCGGTCACTTAAGCCACGGCAGCCCTGTAAACATCTCCGGTAAATATTTTAATATCGTTTCCTACGGTGTTGATGATGATACTCACACGATTGATTACGATAAAGTAAGAGAATTAGCATTGGAACATAAACCCAAAATGATTGTGGCTGGTGCATCCGCATACCCCAGAATCATTGATTTTCCCAAATTCAGAGAAATCGCCGACGAAGTGGGTGCATACTTAATGGTAGATATCGCTCACATTGCAGGCTTAGTTGCAGCAGGGTTACATCCCAGCCCGGTTCCCTATGCAGATTTTGTTACCACCACTACCCACAAAACCTTAAGAGGTCCCCGCGGCGGTATGATTATGTGTAAGGAAGAATACGCCAAAGCAATTGACAAAGCAATCTTCCCCGGCCTGCAGGGTGGTCCTTTAATGCATGTTATCGCAGGCAAAGCGGTAGCCTTCGGCGAAGCTTTAACTCACGAATTTAAAGAATATCAGAAACGCATCATTGAGAATGCAAAAGCGATGGCAGATGCATTCTTAGAAGAGGGCATTGACTTGGTTTCCGGCGGTACCGATAACCACTTAATGCTCTTAGATTTAAGAAAATTAAATGTTACCGGGAAAGATGCAGAACACAACTTAGACGAAGTGGGTATCACCGTTAACAAAAACGCTATTCCTAACGATCCCCAGTCTCCCTTCATCACCAGCGGTATCCGTATTGGTACTGCAGCAGTGACCACTAGAGGTATGGGCGTGGAAGATATGAAAACCATCGCACACTTAATTGCTTTAACCTTAAAAGACTTTGAAGGCAATAAAATGATGGTGCAAAAAGGCGTTGCAGATTTAGTTGCAAAATACAAACTGTATGAATAAGCCGTTAGCAGACAGATTACGACCCCAAACACTCACCGACGTTGTCGGACAAAGGCATCTCCTCTCCGAGGGGATGCCTGTTTTTGCTGTGTTGGAACGCTCCAAGCAAGCGGGAATGAGCCTGCCCAATATGATTTTTTACGGACCTTCCGGCACAGGAAAAACCACGGTTGCCAATCTGATTGCAAAAAACATCAATAAAAAACTGTATAAATTAAACGCCACCAACGCCTCAGTTGCCGATATTAAATCCATTATTGCAGATTTAGACGGTTTTGAAGCCCAAAACGGCGTGGTCTTATACTTAGACGAAATTCAGAATTTCAATAAGAAGCAACAGCAATCCTTATTGGAATATGTGGAAAAAGGAGACATCACCTTAATCGCCTCCACCACCGAGAATCCCTATTTTTATATTTATAATGCCCTCTTATCCCGATGCACCGTGTTCGAATTTAAAGAGCTGTCTGATGAGGATATCAAAGGAGCAGTAATTCGTGCAGTTTCCATTCTGCAGGAAGATATGGCAATCACTTTTTCAGAGGATGCCATCTCTCATATTGCCACCACTTCGGGCGGTGATTGCAGAAAAGCTTTAAACACCGTGGAAATGTGTTCCATGATTGCAAAAATGGACAAAGACGGTACCATAGCGGTTACCTTAGAAGATGTGGAACGTACCACCTCCAAAAAAGCATTTCGTTACGATAAAGATGGCGACAGTCACTACGATGTGCTCTCTGCCTTGCAGAAATCCATCCGTGGAAGCGATCCTGATGCAGCTCTTCACTACTTGGCAAGACTCATCGCAGGCGGTGACCTGATTTCCATTTGCAGAAGAATTCAGGTAATGGCGTCCGAAGACATCGGTCTTGCCTATCCTCAGGCGGTTTCCATTGTGAAATCCTGCGTGGATGCGGCATTCCAGTTAGGATTCCCGGAAGCACGTCTTCCTTTGGCACAAGCGGTTATTTTACTGGCAACGGCTCCCAAATCCAACTCCGTAATTATGAGTATTGATGCGGCATTATCCGATGTGGAACATTCCCACACGGGGGACATTCCCGCCCATTTAAAAGACGGTCATTATGCCGGTGCGAAAAAGCTGGGACACGCCCAGGGGTATCAATATCCCCATAATTACCCCAATCACTATGTAGCCCAACAGTATTTGCCCGATGAAATTATGGACAAAAGCTACTATTTCCCTTGCGATAATAAATTTGAAAACGAAATCCAAAA
This window encodes:
- a CDS encoding DNA primase; this encodes MCRMLLLKEPERLKKLRRSGKKGEWCRLYFEEEFLNEVKEKNDIVDVISSYVNLRRSGSRYLGLCPFHSEKTPSFFVNPAMQLYHCFGCGAGGTVIHFIEHIENLDFVEAVKFLAQRAGIPLPDEKDELSDYSRLKRNIREMNKIAGRAFFRCLNSEAGRVGLTYFRSRGLSDDTIKTFGLGFAPNEWNFMYRTLKQHGFSDDDIVKSGLCLEKNGRIFDFFRNRVIFPVMDLRGNVIAFGGRVLDESKPKYLNTVENPIFSKRQNLFNLNYAKNASEDYIILAEGYMDVITMYQAGFRNAVAALGTAFGSDHSRLLKRFTDRVIVSFDSDGAGQKALQRSLETFKKDGLRVRILKIPGEKDPDDLIRKEGPEAFAEAIRNSMGEVEYELSRIYPKGGFGDEEERLEFTKKAIGILKEISSRLELEVYAKKVAEITKISYDSIIAQVKQARKHRKLESTVSEAEIAFLRKKSVSQSLIKLIVENPSYFPKIREKIKAEYFKEEIHRKIYQCFCELADASHKPDVTMILEQLSREDAKEASEIFMEKEPFLDFHIYLDSLLQKIENEAETLTFSDDDRDDMLRLLEYTKKLKQRNDKNEKKDS
- a CDS encoding PBP1A family penicillin-binding protein — protein: MAKAKTNKKAKKKKGFWRTFWKIIWSTILITVPLVILLVLGILWYIFATTEPIDVENLRIDLNSSIYYLDEDGDKHLFEEIDATQNRDWVDYTEVPQYMKDAFVSIEDERFFSHTGFDLKRTTKAIIDYARKGSGAQGGSTITQQLVKNVTNNKDLTPRRKIEEIWLAYQLEQDLSKEQILELYMNTIYLAQGVNGVQTAAELYFDKDVSDLSLAECASIAGITQFPSRYDPFVNPDKNKEKQELVLKKMLETGKITQAEYDEAEAEELVFADPEEQHEKNNIKQTYMGEVVIKDAIRLLMEEQGITEAVAKKRVYSGGYQIISTVDPNVQDAIDDTYSSYKAFGESQKEVMPQSAIVVMDPQTGYVKGLTGGIGEREGSYTLNRAVDTYRQPGSCMKPLAVYAPALEAGLITPNTQMVDKKLSGYSPKNYYSGYYGTMSVQRAVELSVNTIPVQIIEDLGYEESYNFLRNKFHIDSIVEADKNPALALGGITDGVNVMDMTAAYAAFANNGIYTEPTTVLEILDHHGRTVVKANPESTAIMKETTAQYMHQMLISVVNNGTGTAARISGVKVGGKTGSTDGDKDRWFVGYTPNYVAAVWYGYDTPKPTSYSYNPALKGWKAVMDEIMEDAPKRDYATKTPTYIPPSTSSIRVCSVSNKLPCQYCIDQGTTVTRSFRDGAAPTTTCSKALHEKFKEVEPKNTPKPTEEDLPETTATPAPSVEYVPEPTKLPSLDNSHDNDNSGLNSGSVSNEPPSIPTVTSEPVVTQAPAPSTSSPGASSPSTSTPSAPAPEVGAEVAPAA
- the hisD gene encoding histidinol dehydrogenase, which translates into the protein MNIYKYSELTPEKKEFILKRAEIDITAYMDVAKEVSWDVKENGDKAVLKYTEKFDKIALTSETMKVSVEEIEEAYNRIDATSKEAITYAYNNIKNFHEKQKPEEMWMTEVDKGIIAGEKTTPIESVCLYVPGGKGSFPSVLLMLGVPAVVAGVEKIVVVTPPNKEGKVDDAILTAAKLLGITEIFKVGGIQAIAAVAFGTETIPKTRKVIGPGNAFATAAKRVLANYIDTGLPAGPSESIILCDDSTDPKKAALDWLIEAEHGPDSAALLVCHNEAFVHEVCALATEYIKELPELRQNFINTNLSTYGGAIITDNFEQSVAFVNEYAPEHMEVLCEKPFDVLPQIKNAGEILLGEWTPVTLCNFLMGPNAILPTGGFAKTYSSVGVLDFMKRSSFGYVTKDGFISVKDKAGNFAELEGFAAHAMAVRKRPL
- a CDS encoding orotate phosphoribosyltransferase; this translates as MITNEKALELLKEAGVLLEGHFLLTSGRHSNRYLQCAKIFKDAKLSELLCKELADRLGENKPDIVCGPAIGAILMSYEVSRHLNVPNIFAERENGEMTFRRSFGVEKGQKVLVVEDVVTTGGSVKEVIKLIQEAGGIVCGVGSIVDRTGGQIDFGVPYYSVLSMAVESFEPENCPICKEGKLPLVKPGSRNLKV
- the nrdR gene encoding transcriptional repressor NrdR, whose translation is MKCPYCGFGESKVIDSRRLEETNSIKRRRECLSCEKRFSTYERVELAPLVVIKKNKDREQFDRQKLLRGIMHACEKRPVSIDTMEKLVSEVETTLNNELMQEVESERIGELVMDKLKEVDEVAYVRFASVYRQFRDINTFMEELQKLLK
- the mnmA gene encoding tRNA 2-thiouridine(34) synthase MnmA, with the translated sequence MKKIGVGMSGGVDSSVCAVLLQEAGYEVSGITMLLHGGCADEKICGSSSDIEDARAVAHRLGIPLHMCDQRRNFETQVIERFSQSYELAETPNPCILCNRYMKFDAMLEEALALGLDGIATGHYARVEYDEKSGRYLLKKALDESKDQSYVLYSLTQHQLSHTLFPLGNLEKTKVREIAEEKELKNAHKKESQDICFVPDGDYAAFIQRYRGVSFPEGNFVDKDGKILGKHKGIIHYTIGQRKGLGLSFPCPMYVIAKDLATNTVMLGPIDQLYQTTFLATDINLISIDKMEGELQVLAKIRYNQKEQPAIARQIDENTIEIKFLEPQKAITKGQAVVLYDGDTVIGGGTIL